From Jeotgalibaca dankookensis, one genomic window encodes:
- a CDS encoding BMP family lipoprotein — protein MKNKKLISLLTLGMSASVLLAACSSEGEEVSSGSVETAGDDFSVAMVTDTGGVDDKSFNQSAWEGLKAWGEENGKEKGLSGYDYFQSENESDFITHFATGANSGFDVMFGVGYLLKDAIQESANNYPDTKFAIIDDTIEGENTTSVLFYDNEAAFLAGVAAAKTTKTDHVAFVGGMESVVIDRFEAGFVAGVEHVNPDIEISVQYVGSFADAAQAKSIANGLYSNGADIIYQAAGNAGNGVFSEARDIVTADPSREVYVIGVDRDQEEEGKLEIDGEVRDLTLTSTVKGVGTAAQEIANKALNGEFPANETQFLGLADNGVSLTDGVLSEEALEAVREAEEAIINGEIEVPESPAE, from the coding sequence TTGAAAAACAAAAAATTAATCAGCTTACTAACGCTAGGAATGAGTGCCAGCGTATTACTTGCTGCATGTTCTAGCGAAGGAGAAGAAGTGTCATCTGGATCTGTCGAAACAGCAGGTGATGATTTTTCAGTCGCAATGGTTACAGATACAGGCGGCGTTGATGATAAGTCCTTTAACCAAAGTGCTTGGGAAGGTTTGAAAGCATGGGGTGAAGAAAATGGAAAAGAAAAAGGATTAAGTGGTTATGACTACTTCCAATCTGAAAATGAATCTGATTTCATTACACACTTTGCAACAGGTGCGAATAGCGGTTTTGATGTGATGTTTGGTGTTGGTTATCTTCTAAAAGATGCAATTCAAGAGTCTGCTAATAACTACCCAGATACTAAATTTGCTATCATTGACGATACAATTGAGGGTGAAAATACAACTTCTGTCTTATTTTATGATAACGAAGCGGCATTTTTAGCTGGTGTTGCAGCTGCTAAAACAACTAAAACTGACCATGTGGCCTTCGTAGGTGGTATGGAAAGTGTGGTAATTGACCGCTTTGAAGCAGGTTTTGTTGCTGGTGTTGAGCATGTAAACCCTGATATTGAAATTTCAGTTCAGTATGTAGGTAGTTTTGCAGATGCAGCACAAGCTAAATCAATTGCCAACGGCCTATACTCAAACGGCGCGGATATTATCTATCAAGCAGCTGGTAATGCTGGAAATGGTGTCTTCTCCGAAGCGCGTGATATTGTAACGGCTGATCCAAGTCGAGAAGTATATGTTATCGGTGTTGACCGTGACCAAGAAGAAGAAGGTAAGTTAGAAATTGATGGGGAAGTACGTGATTTAACTTTAACATCAACAGTTAAAGGTGTCGGAACTGCCGCTCAAGAGATTGCTAATAAAGCTTTGAATGGCGAATTTCCAGCTAATGAAACACAATTCCTTGGTTTGGCAGATAACGGTGTAAGCTTAACCGATGGTGTGCTAAGTGAAGAAGCACTTGAAGCAGTTAGAGAAGCAGAAGAAGCGATTATTAATGGTGAAATCGAAGTACCTGAATCACCTGCTGAATAA
- a CDS encoding acylphosphatase produces the protein MENVKIVVQGKVQGVGFRYHTKTLADQIGILGTVENQSDGSVLIHASSNKEDLQTFVSQLKNKKPSFAVIDDVTVTTENDLPNYNSFKIVYP, from the coding sequence ATGGAAAATGTAAAAATAGTTGTCCAAGGGAAAGTTCAGGGTGTTGGCTTTCGTTACCATACAAAAACTTTAGCTGATCAAATAGGCATCTTAGGAACAGTAGAAAATCAATCAGATGGTTCTGTTTTAATTCATGCTTCTTCTAATAAAGAAGATTTACAAACCTTTGTCTCACAGTTAAAAAATAAAAAGCCTTCCTTCGCCGTAATAGATGATGTGACGGTGACTACAGAAAATGATTTGCCTAACTACAATTCGTTTAAAATAGTTTATCCTTAA
- the yidC gene encoding membrane protein insertase YidC: MKISKKLLFSAQMLAIVTFLTGCMQYDSDRNPTGFIYEYLVVPTGKAIVWLAESLGGNYGLAIIVITIIVRIIILPLNFSQMRKSMIQQEKMKYIKPDLDDIQRRQKEATNQEEKAEISQEMMALYKDNNISMTGGIGCLPLLIQMPIFTSMYQAVNLTPEISQSTFLGINLGEPSALLAILAGISYYIQSKISMLDMPEAQRQQMKTMTLMSPLMILFFSWSSPAGLALYWFAGGLFAIGQTYLQNKLIKPRVKSQVSEEMTKNPIKRPIKKVKPAPKTEVKTLSSSQEYANKSKKRNRNAGKQQRK; this comes from the coding sequence ATGAAAATAAGCAAAAAGTTATTGTTTTCTGCACAAATGCTTGCAATCGTTACGTTTCTAACCGGTTGTATGCAGTATGATAGCGACCGAAATCCAACTGGATTTATTTATGAATATCTTGTTGTTCCCACTGGCAAGGCAATTGTCTGGTTGGCAGAATCCTTAGGTGGAAATTATGGCCTTGCGATTATTGTAATTACCATCATTGTCCGGATTATTATTTTGCCATTGAACTTTAGTCAAATGCGTAAATCCATGATTCAGCAAGAAAAAATGAAGTATATCAAACCTGATTTAGACGATATTCAGCGTCGTCAAAAAGAAGCAACAAATCAGGAAGAAAAAGCAGAAATTTCTCAAGAAATGATGGCCCTTTATAAAGATAATAATATTAGTATGACAGGTGGGATTGGTTGTTTACCCCTTCTCATCCAAATGCCAATTTTTACGTCAATGTATCAAGCTGTTAACTTAACACCTGAAATTTCTCAAAGTACTTTTTTAGGTATTAATTTAGGTGAACCAAGTGCTCTACTCGCTATCTTAGCTGGTATCTCTTACTATATTCAAAGTAAAATATCGATGCTTGACATGCCAGAAGCACAACGACAACAAATGAAAACAATGACTCTGATGAGCCCATTGATGATTTTATTCTTCTCATGGTCTTCACCTGCTGGGTTGGCTCTTTACTGGTTTGCAGGTGGTTTATTCGCAATTGGTCAAACCTACTTACAAAACAAGTTGATTAAACCGCGTGTTAAGTCACAAGTTTCAGAAGAAATGACAAAAAATCCAATTAAACGCCCAATCAAAAAAGTAAAACCAGCACCAAAAACGGAAGTAAAAACACTATCCTCTTCACAAGAGTACGCCAATAAAAGCAAAAAGCGTAACCGTAATGCTGGAAAACAACAACGAAAATAA
- a CDS encoding DUF1033 family protein → MYQVITMKGEYEPWWFFDNWELLIERNESFPKFEQALQVYEEKLAVLSKKYPNRKTKEPYLTAFWTKEEATYCESCSDDLQIYHGLILLKDNKRIS, encoded by the coding sequence ATGTATCAAGTTATTACAATGAAAGGCGAATATGAACCTTGGTGGTTCTTTGATAATTGGGAATTATTAATTGAAAGGAACGAATCCTTTCCTAAATTTGAACAAGCACTTCAAGTTTATGAAGAAAAACTAGCCGTCTTATCTAAGAAATATCCAAATAGAAAAACAAAGGAACCATATCTAACAGCTTTTTGGACTAAGGAAGAAGCTACTTATTGCGAGTCATGCTCAGATGATTTACAAATATACCATGGGTTAATTTTATTAAAAGATAATAAAAGAATCAGTTAA
- a CDS encoding FtsK/SpoIIIE family DNA translocase, with protein sequence MARQKTTKRKLNRPRKKTSRMSYELIGILFVFAAVLGISHLGFIGILVANFFRFFFGEVYQIPLSLFGIYGLYLLIIGREPRIRKRYLFSLLIILAAGMLLLHALTFKHVINDNSSLFQITLLRFLADMNAGLISGIMGGGMIGALLYTVSHFLFAQWGTYVIVAILLFWGICIALGLTTKDIMDKIRTFTLYVIRSIKQLLSPVVRFVKSKFATAKEKSQKSKTENPVVVNNHMNTERSQDYTENKSVKTSWLDNAKNKINKVAKNLEEDTALKNEKNEQLTIDSYQTEELSQLKLAVEKDDLLNDQNEEMDSEDDNEGVLSFEIEAEAENRDYQLPPVTLLKELPPTDQSNEYTIIEKNVKKLEDTFSSFGVDAKVRKANLGPSVTKYEIQPAVGVKVSKIVSLSDDLALALAAKDIRIEAPIPGKSFIGIEVPNSEVSTVSFRSVIERHSNADKLLEVPLGRDVSGSVQYADLTKMPHLLIAGATGSGKSVSINGIIISILMKAKPNEVKMMMIDPKKVELNVYNGVPHLLTPVVTNPRKAAQALHKVVAEMERRYELFAGTGMRNIDGYNELVLEHNIETGENNPKLPYIVVIVDELADLMMVASNEVEDAITRLAQMARAAGIHMILATQRPSVDVITGIIKANVPSRIAFAVSSSIDSRTILDGSGAEKLLGRGDMLYRPMGENKPKRVQGAYISDSEVERIVTFVKEQQEPNYSEEMMKLDTTPVQTDEPEDEYFQPALEFIIDEESASISKLQRRFRIGYNRAARIIDDMEARGYVGPADGSKPRKVNVTSDMIEDNSDSTELI encoded by the coding sequence ATGGCAAGACAAAAAACTACAAAGAGAAAATTGAATCGGCCTAGAAAAAAAACGAGTCGAATGTCTTATGAATTAATAGGCATTTTATTCGTATTTGCAGCAGTTTTAGGAATAAGTCACCTAGGTTTTATCGGGATATTAGTTGCGAATTTTTTCCGGTTCTTTTTTGGAGAAGTCTATCAGATCCCTCTTTCTTTATTTGGTATCTATGGTCTATATTTACTCATAATAGGCAGGGAACCACGTATTAGAAAACGTTATTTATTTTCACTACTGATTATTTTAGCAGCAGGCATGCTACTATTACATGCTCTGACATTTAAACATGTCATCAATGATAACAGTTCATTGTTTCAAATAACGTTGCTGCGTTTTCTAGCTGATATGAATGCTGGCCTTATTTCAGGCATCATGGGCGGGGGAATGATTGGTGCTCTTTTATACACAGTGAGTCATTTTTTGTTTGCACAATGGGGAACCTACGTGATTGTAGCCATTCTACTATTTTGGGGTATTTGTATTGCTTTAGGTTTAACGACAAAGGATATTATGGATAAAATTCGAACGTTTACATTATATGTCATTCGTTCAATCAAACAGCTGTTAAGTCCTGTAGTTAGATTTGTTAAGTCTAAATTTGCTACAGCAAAAGAAAAATCACAAAAGAGTAAAACAGAGAATCCAGTTGTTGTAAATAACCATATGAATACTGAACGATCACAAGATTATACAGAAAATAAAAGTGTAAAGACTTCTTGGTTAGATAATGCTAAGAATAAAATAAATAAAGTAGCAAAAAATTTAGAAGAGGATACTGCTTTAAAAAATGAAAAAAACGAACAATTAACAATTGATAGTTATCAAACAGAAGAGTTATCACAATTAAAACTAGCAGTAGAAAAGGATGATTTATTAAACGATCAAAATGAGGAAATGGATAGTGAGGACGATAACGAAGGTGTGTTAAGTTTTGAAATAGAAGCAGAAGCTGAAAATCGAGATTATCAGTTACCTCCGGTTACTTTGCTTAAAGAATTACCTCCAACAGATCAATCAAATGAATACACAATTATCGAAAAAAATGTAAAAAAATTAGAAGATACCTTTTCTAGTTTTGGTGTTGATGCTAAAGTTCGTAAAGCAAATTTAGGTCCTTCAGTTACAAAGTATGAAATCCAACCTGCTGTGGGGGTAAAGGTTAGTAAAATTGTCAGCCTGTCTGATGACTTAGCGTTGGCCTTAGCAGCAAAAGATATCCGAATAGAGGCACCGATACCAGGGAAATCATTTATTGGTATTGAAGTGCCTAATAGTGAAGTAAGTACGGTTTCTTTTAGAAGTGTGATTGAGCGCCACTCCAATGCAGATAAATTATTAGAAGTTCCGCTAGGAAGAGATGTTTCTGGTTCTGTCCAATATGCGGATTTAACCAAAATGCCCCATCTTTTAATTGCCGGAGCAACTGGGAGTGGTAAGTCAGTAAGTATCAACGGTATTATTATTAGCATCTTAATGAAAGCTAAACCAAACGAAGTTAAAATGATGATGATTGACCCAAAAAAAGTAGAATTAAATGTTTATAATGGGGTACCGCATCTTTTAACACCAGTTGTTACGAACCCACGTAAAGCTGCTCAAGCGCTACATAAAGTGGTAGCAGAAATGGAAAGGCGCTATGAATTGTTTGCTGGAACAGGTATGCGAAATATTGATGGCTACAATGAGCTCGTCCTTGAACATAATATTGAAACAGGAGAAAACAATCCAAAACTACCTTATATTGTTGTAATAGTCGATGAACTAGCTGATTTAATGATGGTAGCAAGTAATGAGGTCGAAGATGCCATTACGCGTTTAGCTCAAATGGCACGAGCAGCTGGTATTCATATGATTTTAGCTACACAAAGACCTAGTGTGGACGTCATTACAGGAATTATTAAGGCAAATGTCCCATCCAGAATTGCGTTTGCAGTTTCGAGTTCAATTGATTCTCGAACGATATTAGACGGATCAGGCGCAGAAAAATTATTAGGACGCGGGGATATGTTGTACCGCCCTATGGGGGAGAATAAACCCAAACGTGTTCAAGGTGCCTATATTTCTGATTCTGAAGTGGAAAGGATTGTTACTTTTGTTAAAGAGCAGCAAGAACCCAATTATTCTGAAGAAATGATGAAACTCGATACAACACCGGTTCAAACAGATGAACCCGAAGATGAATACTTCCAACCAGCATTAGAATTTATTATTGATGAAGAATCCGCTAGTATTTCTAAGCTACAACGTCGATTTAGAATTGGCTACAACCGAGCTGCTCGGATTATAGACGATATGGAGGCGCGTGGTTACGTAGGGCCAGCAGACGGAAGTAAACCTAGAAAAGTGAATGTTACAAGTGATATGATAGAAGATAATTCGGATTCTACGGAGTTAATTTGA
- a CDS encoding HAMP domain-containing sensor histidine kinase gives MLNKKKGNPKSIRWKWGFRLTIAFFLLVVLTATVLLNGFRDKLYEQEKENARVFVSRISETFGQVNTRLTAQNVESLIEKINVSTTTRGLVRVNNIPYIDALREQGIVIRVFNPKGELLYQTRQNNSNFARPSGFYLLETPFNGKEGFTGGDTIVSENEGVLNGYVQVFFRLYDYHDIVASANKLVFIIILTGFFISAALGYGFAQIFFRPIKQMTDTMTEITEDNLSQTRIRMKKIGSEDELSDLSFQINHLLDKMATYVTQQKQFVEDVSHELRTPTAIVEGHLKLLNRWGKDDPQVLDESLAASLNEITRMKTLVQEMLDLSRAEQVQTHYHSEVTPVVDVISQIFHNFKILYPDFTFYFDNDLSKEREIQIYRNHLEQILVILLDNAVKYSTTRKEIHISISETLMKIQIAIQDFGEGMSREDQEKVFNRFYRIDKARSREKGGHGLGLSIAKELIEGYKGDISVESALGHGTVFRIQLPFISDEIDEKNMLDNQL, from the coding sequence ATGCTAAATAAGAAAAAAGGAAACCCTAAATCCATCCGGTGGAAATGGGGTTTTCGTTTAACAATTGCATTTTTTTTACTAGTTGTATTAACGGCTACGGTCTTATTAAACGGGTTTAGAGATAAACTTTACGAGCAAGAAAAAGAAAATGCACGCGTTTTCGTTAGTCGGATTTCAGAAACGTTTGGACAAGTAAACACACGTCTTACCGCACAAAACGTAGAGAGTTTGATTGAAAAGATTAATGTGTCCACCACTACAAGAGGACTAGTACGAGTTAATAATATACCTTATATTGACGCATTAAGGGAGCAAGGAATTGTTATCCGTGTGTTTAATCCAAAAGGAGAGCTTCTCTACCAAACACGACAAAATAATTCTAACTTTGCAAGACCATCAGGTTTTTATTTATTAGAAACACCCTTTAATGGAAAAGAGGGTTTTACCGGTGGAGATACAATCGTGAGCGAAAATGAGGGTGTTTTAAATGGATACGTTCAAGTATTCTTTCGTCTTTACGATTATCATGACATAGTTGCTTCAGCCAATAAGTTAGTTTTTATTATTATACTAACTGGTTTTTTTATATCGGCAGCATTAGGATATGGGTTTGCGCAAATATTCTTTCGTCCTATTAAACAAATGACTGATACTATGACAGAAATTACCGAAGATAATCTATCGCAAACGCGTATCCGTATGAAAAAAATTGGGAGTGAAGATGAGTTGAGTGACTTGTCTTTTCAAATCAACCATTTATTGGATAAAATGGCTACTTATGTGACACAGCAAAAACAATTTGTAGAAGATGTTTCACATGAATTACGGACTCCAACGGCAATTGTAGAAGGTCACTTAAAGTTATTAAATCGGTGGGGAAAAGATGATCCGCAAGTATTAGATGAATCACTTGCAGCGTCATTAAATGAAATAACGCGTATGAAAACGCTCGTACAAGAGATGTTAGATTTATCACGAGCCGAGCAAGTACAAACGCACTATCATAGCGAAGTAACGCCCGTTGTAGACGTCATATCGCAAATATTTCATAACTTTAAAATACTTTATCCAGATTTCACTTTTTATTTCGATAACGATTTATCTAAAGAACGAGAAATTCAAATTTATAGAAATCACTTAGAACAAATATTGGTGATATTATTAGATAATGCCGTTAAATATTCAACAACACGAAAAGAAATCCACATTTCTATTTCAGAAACATTAATGAAAATTCAAATTGCTATTCAAGATTTCGGTGAAGGCATGTCACGAGAAGACCAGGAGAAAGTATTTAATCGTTTTTATCGGATTGATAAAGCCCGTTCACGCGAAAAAGGGGGACACGGGCTAGGACTGTCAATTGCTAAAGAGCTAATTGAAGGTTACAAAGGCGATATCTCTGTTGAGAGCGCTTTGGGCCACGGAACTGTATTTCGTATTCAATTACCATTTATAAGTGATGAAATAGATGAAAAAAATATGTTGGACAACCAACTATAA